The segment CGGCCCAGTTCCAGCTCGGCATCGCGCCGGGCCGCCAGCGTGCCGTTCCGGGCCGCCGTGACGCGGCCCAGCGTCTCTTCAATCTCGCGCGCCATGAGGCGGATCATCTTGTCGGGATTCTCCGCCCGGTCCAGCATGGCGTTGACGTTCGAGTTCACGATGTCGCGTGTGCGTGTGAAGACGCCCATGACAAGCCTCCTTGTGTGTTCCTTACATGCTGCCGCTCTGGACGGCTTCCATCGCCGTAGCGAGCGCCAGAGTCTTTGCGAACCCTGCATGCGCGAGCGCCACCGCGGTGCGCCGGATGCCCCATCGGGCGCGGTCCGGCGTCTGCCGCGGCTGCTCGCCGGTCTGCGGGACCGCGCTCCACGTATGCGCAAGCGCGGCCTCAAGAACCAGCCGCGACAGGTCCTCGAACGCCTCCGGGGCGTCAAAAAAGACCTCGATGCCCGCGAGAAACTGGTCGGGAGCCGCCGTCGGACGGCACCAGGCGACCCGGCCTTTCAACTCGGCCGCCTCGACCGGGTTCGCCACGCTGAATACCCGCACCAGCACCTTCCGCCCGGGCGCAAGGTACCGGCCCAGGCGCATCGACAGGCCGCGGTGACTCACCTCACGGCAGCACCCCGTGCCCGACGCACCCGCGCCATGGAAGTATTCAACTCTCGTGCTGAACGGCACGCGCAAAAAGCGGCGCTCGTCCGCACTCATCCGGTTACTGACAGTCTCGACCATTGTTCTTCCCCGCATGTCTATTGTGGTTCCTGCTATTGCAAGGGCCTTGCCAACGGGTCTCTTCACACATAACCCTATAGCTTAGGGTGGCTTATGCGCACCGGGCCCAACACGTTCCGCTTGACGGAGTTGGCGAAAAACGCTATTGTTTGGTGAAAATCCGCAAAACAGAGGGGCGCCAGACCATGATGGAACCGGATCGCGACCGGCAGCGCGAGGAGATCGAGGCCGCCATCCCCGAGGTGCAGGAGGCGTTGGGGCAATCCGAGGCATTTCTCGCCTTTCAGGAGCATTTGTCGCGCGCGGCCCGCGTCGATCGGCCCGTGCTCATCCTTGGTGAACGCGGCACCGGCAAGGAACTCGCCGCAACCCGGCTCCATTTCCTGTCAAAACGGTGGCAACAGCCGTTCGTGGCCTTGAACTGCGCCGCGCTGACCCCCTCGCTCATCGAATCCGAGTTGTTCGGCCACGAAGCCGGCGCGTTCACGGGCGCGACCGGCCGCCGGGCCGGACGCTTTGAAATGGCCAACCAGGGCACCCTGTTTCTCGACGAAATCGGCCTCATTCCGCTCGAAACCCAGGAGAAGATCCTGCGCGCCGTTGAATACGGCGTGTTCGAACGGGTCGGCAGTTCCCGCCCCGTCCGCGTGGACGTTCGGATCATCGGCGCGACCAACGCCGACCTGCGCACGCTGGCGAGCGCGGGCCGGTTTCGCCAGGACCTGCTCGACCGCTTGTCGTTTGAAGTGCTCCATTTGCCGCCGCTGCGCGTGCGCCAGGAAGACACCCTGCTGCTCGCGAACCATTTCGCCGCGCGGATGGCCCACGAGCTGGGCTGGGAAGAAGTGCCCGAATTCAGCGACGAGGCGCTCCTGGCGCTCGAAAGCTATGCCTGGCCCGGCAATGTGCGCGAACTCAAAAACGTCGTTGAGCGCAGCGTCTATCGCGCGGGTTCCGCCTACATCGAATCCATCGTGTTCGATCCCTTCGCGGGCGCGTTTGCGCCGCCCGCCGGGCCCCCGCCCGAAGCGTGCAAGACGCCCGCCGCCGGCCCGCCCGCCCCGGCGCCATCCTGGCCTCCGCCGGGCCCTTCGCCCGCCGCGGACGAAGACCGCCCCTACGCCGAGGTGCTCCGCGACGTCGAGGTGCGCCTCTTGCGCCGCGCGCTCCGCCGCTGCCAGTTCAACCAGAAAAAAGCCGCCGAGAGCCTGTCGCTGACCTACCACCAGTTCCGCGGCCTGTACCGCAAATATCAGGACGACCTCCAGGAATAACCGGCGCGGCAATCTGAGGGCCGCTCGTCTACCGCAAGCGGCATTCGCGCAAGGGTCTGTGTATAATACGGCCTCTATGTTCAGAGGGGATGCGTTCATGAAAACCCTGGTATCGGTGGTCGTCCCGTTCTATAACGAAGAAGCCAACGTGCCGTTGCTTGCCGCGAAAATCGGCGGGGTCTTCGCCGGGCTGGCGGACTACGATTACGAGTGCCTGTTCGTCAACGACGGCAGCACGGACGGCACCCGCGCCGCGCTGGATACCCTCGCCCAGGCGAACGCGCGGATCCGGACCGTGCACCTGGTGGCGAACCGGGGCCAGTCGGCCGCGCTGGTGGCGGGGATCCGCCGCGCCCGGGGCGCGTACATCTTCATCCTCGACGGCGATCTCCAGAACGATCCCTGCGACTTTCCCAGAATGCTCGAACTGCTCCAGGAATACGATTGCGTGTGCGGATACCGGGCCCACCGCCAGGATTCGTGGGTGCGGCGGATGTCCAGCCGGATCGCCAACCGCACCCGGGCCCTGTTTGTGCCGACCGGGACCCGCGACGCCGGCTGCGGCAGCAAGGGATTCCGCCGCGCGTGCGCGCCGCATATCGTGGCCTTCAACGGCGCCCACCGCTTTCTCGATACGGTGCTCGTCAATGCGGGCTTCACCGTAACCGAGTGCCCGGTGACCCACCATCCCCGGCAGCACGGCGTGTCCAAGTACGGCATCCACAACCGGCTCTGGCGGGGCATCTACGACCTTATCGGAGTGCGCTGGCTGTGCAAACGCTACGTGACGTTCGAGGTGGAAGGGGAAGACGGGCATGGCTGATCCCGCCGCGGTCGAACCCTCGCTGCTCTGGTATGTCCTCGGCGTCCCCGCGAGCGTGATCTTCTATGGCCGTTTCTACGTCCAGTGGATCGTCTCGGAGATCCGGCGCAAGAGCGTCATGCCGATCTCGTTCTGGTACATGAGCAGCCTGGGCTCCCTCATGCTGCTGGTGTACGGCGTCGTCACCATGTCGGCCCTGGGAACGCTCAGCCACTGTTTCAACATCGCGGTATACAGCCGCAACCTGATCCATATCTGGCGCGAGAAGGGCAAGCTGTCCGCCGCGGTCAACATCGGAGTGCATGCATTCGTCGCCGTGGTCATCCTGGCCTCCGTGGGCGTGACCGCCTGGACCTGGTGGCACGTCTATGACCGTACCAGCGCCGGTCCGAGCGGCGAACTGCAGAAGACGGCCGTGTGGCTCGGCGTGGGCGTGCTGGGGCAGGCCCTGTTCGCCATGCGGTTTCTCGTGCAATGGGTGGCCACCGAACGGCGCAAGAAAAGCGTGGTGCCCACCTCGTTCTGGTGGCTGAGCCTGGTGGCCTCGGCGCTCATGTGCGCGAGTTTCACGCGCGAGCGCGAATGGGTGTACGCCGTGGGCATCGCCGCGACCCTGTTTATCTACGCCCGCAACCTGTGGCTCATCTACGCGTACGGAAACGAGAGCGCGGAAGCCGGCGACTGACGCAGGCGCTTTCTTCCCACGCGGGTATTTGCTAGGGTACAGGGCGTATGACGCGGCCGGACACGACAACGGTTGCCGGGTCCGGGCGCTGGTGAAAGGCAATACGCATGAAATTCGTCACACTGATGGGGAGTCCGCGCAAAGAAGGCAACACCGCCACCGTGCTGGCCTGGGCGGAAGAAGAACTGAGGGCGCAGGGGCACGAGGTCGACCGCATCGACGTCATCGACTGCACGATCGGGTATTGCGACGGGTGTTTCCGGTGCCAGGACGCCGATGGCGGGCCCGGGTGCCCGCTCGAGGACGATGCCAACGTCATTTTCAGGCGCATCGTCGAGGCCGACGGGTTCATCCTCGCCTCCCCGCTGTATTGCTGGGGGTTTTCCGCGCCGCTCAAGGCGCTGCTTGACCGGAGCGTGTGCCTGGTCAAGCGTCCGGCCAGCGGCGACCCGGTATACCTGCTCGGGGGCAAGCGCGCGGGACTCCTGGTGACG is part of the Candidatus Hydrogenedentota bacterium genome and harbors:
- the pspF gene encoding phage shock protein operon transcriptional activator; translation: MMEPDRDRQREEIEAAIPEVQEALGQSEAFLAFQEHLSRAARVDRPVLILGERGTGKELAATRLHFLSKRWQQPFVALNCAALTPSLIESELFGHEAGAFTGATGRRAGRFEMANQGTLFLDEIGLIPLETQEKILRAVEYGVFERVGSSRPVRVDVRIIGATNADLRTLASAGRFRQDLLDRLSFEVLHLPPLRVRQEDTLLLANHFAARMAHELGWEEVPEFSDEALLALESYAWPGNVRELKNVVERSVYRAGSAYIESIVFDPFAGAFAPPAGPPPEACKTPAAGPPAPAPSWPPPGPSPAADEDRPYAEVLRDVEVRLLRRALRRCQFNQKKAAESLSLTYHQFRGLYRKYQDDLQE
- a CDS encoding NAD(P)H-dependent oxidoreductase; translation: MKFVTLMGSPRKEGNTATVLAWAEEELRAQGHEVDRIDVIDCTIGYCDGCFRCQDADGGPGCPLEDDANVIFRRIVEADGFILASPLYCWGFSAPLKALLDRSVCLVKRPASGDPVYLLGGKRAGLLVTAGGPDEGNADLITEVFNRFTEYLGCERAGRLVVPYCRLQMELGPNVEVQARDFAQDMVE
- a CDS encoding PilZ domain-containing protein, with protein sequence MRGRTMVETVSNRMSADERRFLRVPFSTRVEYFHGAGASGTGCCREVSHRGLSMRLGRYLAPGRKVLVRVFSVANPVEAAELKGRVAWCRPTAAPDQFLAGIEVFFDAPEAFEDLSRLVLEAALAHTWSAVPQTGEQPRQTPDRARWGIRRTAVALAHAGFAKTLALATAMEAVQSGSM
- a CDS encoding lipid-A-disaccharide synthase N-terminal domain-containing protein — translated: MADPAAVEPSLLWYVLGVPASVIFYGRFYVQWIVSEIRRKSVMPISFWYMSSLGSLMLLVYGVVTMSALGTLSHCFNIAVYSRNLIHIWREKGKLSAAVNIGVHAFVAVVILASVGVTAWTWWHVYDRTSAGPSGELQKTAVWLGVGVLGQALFAMRFLVQWVATERRKKSVVPTSFWWLSLVASALMCASFTREREWVYAVGIAATLFIYARNLWLIYAYGNESAEAGD
- a CDS encoding glycosyltransferase family 2 protein, giving the protein MKTLVSVVVPFYNEEANVPLLAAKIGGVFAGLADYDYECLFVNDGSTDGTRAALDTLAQANARIRTVHLVANRGQSAALVAGIRRARGAYIFILDGDLQNDPCDFPRMLELLQEYDCVCGYRAHRQDSWVRRMSSRIANRTRALFVPTGTRDAGCGSKGFRRACAPHIVAFNGAHRFLDTVLVNAGFTVTECPVTHHPRQHGVSKYGIHNRLWRGIYDLIGVRWLCKRYVTFEVEGEDGHG